Proteins encoded by one window of Paraburkholderia terrae:
- a CDS encoding putative quinol monooxygenase, translating to MHVTYVVRFQVLPDKLERFMSLLDGVLDAMRSEADFREAVLHRDPDSPCRLMLYETWESPDDSSEEQIHRPYRRAWHEALVDLLARPREVTQWHTLRTDRGDAPLESRHAEELAEARA from the coding sequence ATGCACGTGACCTACGTAGTGCGCTTTCAGGTGTTGCCCGACAAGCTCGAACGCTTCATGTCGCTGCTCGACGGTGTGCTCGACGCGATGCGAAGCGAGGCGGATTTCCGTGAGGCCGTGCTGCATCGCGATCCCGATTCGCCGTGTCGGCTGATGCTCTATGAGACGTGGGAAAGCCCTGACGATTCGAGCGAAGAGCAGATTCATCGCCCGTACCGTCGCGCCTGGCACGAGGCGCTAGTGGATCTGCTCGCGCGACCACGCGAAGTCACGCAATGGCACACGTTGCGCACAGACCGGGGCGACGCGCCGCTCGAATCGCGCCATGCCGAAGAACTGGCCGAGGCGCGCGCATGA
- a CDS encoding alpha-ketoacid dehydrogenase subunit beta codes for MARKITYSQAINEALSQEMARDESVIVMGEDNAGGAGSPGEQDAWGGVLGVTKGLFHKYPGRVLDTPISEGGFIGAAVGAAAAGMRPVAELMFIDFMGVCFDQIFNQAAKFRYMFGGNAVTPVVIRTMQGAGLRAAAQHSQMLTSLFTHVPGLKVVCPSTPYDAKGLMIQAIRENDPVIFCEHKLLYTREGDVPEEMYAIPFGEANVVREGDDVTIVTYGRMVHYATDAADRLAKEGIKAEVIDLRTTSPLDEETILESLERTGRLVVVDEANPRCSIATDIAALAAQKAFHSLKAPVGIVTAPHTPTPFSGVLEDLYIPSADKIAAAVKATRH; via the coding sequence ATGGCACGCAAGATCACATACTCTCAGGCAATCAACGAAGCACTGAGTCAGGAAATGGCGCGCGACGAGAGCGTCATCGTAATGGGCGAGGACAACGCGGGCGGCGCTGGCTCGCCGGGCGAACAGGACGCATGGGGCGGTGTGCTCGGCGTCACGAAAGGGCTCTTTCACAAGTATCCGGGCCGCGTGCTCGACACGCCGATTTCGGAAGGCGGCTTCATCGGCGCAGCGGTGGGCGCGGCGGCGGCGGGCATGCGTCCCGTCGCGGAGTTGATGTTCATCGACTTCATGGGCGTGTGCTTCGATCAGATCTTCAATCAGGCCGCGAAATTCCGCTACATGTTCGGTGGCAATGCCGTCACGCCCGTCGTGATCCGGACGATGCAGGGCGCGGGGTTGCGCGCTGCCGCGCAGCACTCGCAGATGCTGACATCGCTGTTCACGCATGTGCCCGGTCTCAAGGTAGTGTGCCCATCGACGCCCTATGACGCGAAAGGCCTGATGATCCAGGCGATCCGCGAGAACGATCCCGTCATCTTCTGCGAGCACAAGCTGCTGTACACCCGCGAAGGCGACGTGCCCGAAGAGATGTACGCGATTCCATTCGGCGAAGCGAACGTGGTGCGTGAAGGCGATGACGTGACCATCGTCACGTATGGGCGCATGGTGCATTACGCCACGGACGCCGCCGACCGCCTCGCGAAAGAAGGCATCAAAGCCGAGGTGATCGATCTGCGCACCACGTCGCCGCTCGATGAAGAAACGATTCTGGAAAGCCTGGAGCGCACGGGCCGCCTGGTCGTCGTCGATGAAGCGAACCCGCGTTGCTCGATCGCCACCGATATCGCCGCGCTCGCCGCGCAGAAGGCGTTTCATTCGCTGAAGGCGCCCGTCGGGATCGTCACCGCGCCGCATACGCCCACGCCTTTCTCGGGCGTGCTGGAAGACCTGTATATCCCGTCGGCGGACAAGATTGCCGCAGCCGTCAAAGCAACGCGACACTGA
- a CDS encoding DUF2917 domain-containing protein — MMDKACQQFTDDESLCFPRSHEERLPRVVVHFEVQPGATMSWRVDANTELLVQGARVWLTRAASPYDHWLQIGETFRLHRGERVWISADGNVPARLSLTTHPVALQGRLARLLERCSSLGADIFAPRSR; from the coding sequence ATGATGGACAAGGCTTGCCAGCAGTTCACCGATGACGAATCGCTCTGCTTTCCGCGCTCACACGAAGAGCGTTTGCCGAGAGTCGTCGTCCACTTTGAAGTGCAGCCCGGCGCGACGATGTCGTGGCGCGTCGATGCGAACACGGAGCTTCTCGTGCAAGGTGCGCGCGTGTGGTTGACGCGCGCGGCGTCGCCGTATGATCACTGGTTGCAGATCGGCGAGACGTTTCGGTTGCATCGCGGCGAGCGCGTGTGGATTAGCGCAGACGGCAATGTGCCGGCACGTCTTTCGTTGACCACGCATCCGGTGGCGTTACAGGGCAGGCTTGCGCGCCTGCTCGAGCGCTGTTCTTCGCTGGGCGCGGATATCTTTGCGCCGCGGTCGCGGTGA
- a CDS encoding M20 aminoacylase family protein translates to MTDATRLTEITDLEPAAAALRDIRHHIHHHPELAYEEVATAALVAEKLEAWGWQVTRGVGKTGVVGTLKVGDGTRSIGLRADMDALPIIEQTGLPYASGTHGKMHACGHDGHTTMLLGAAQHLAKTRRFSGTVHLYFQPAEESGIDSGAKKMIEDGLFERFPCDAVFGVHNHPGAEPGKFLFRKGAFMAAGDKATITIEGVGGHAARPHLTVDPIVIASSIVMALQTIVARNVNPSQPAVVTVGTMHSGVANNVIPSSAKLELSVRSFSPDVRALLKERITELAESQAASYGGKAHVEYVEGYPVVVNTDAETEFAIEVARELVGAENVEPNADILMGSEDFAFMLEQRPGSFLRLGNGVGEDGCMVHNPHYDFNDRNLPVGAAYWARLVERYLGR, encoded by the coding sequence ATGACCGACGCCACCCGCCTCACCGAAATCACCGACCTCGAACCTGCCGCCGCCGCGCTGCGCGACATTCGCCATCACATTCACCACCATCCGGAACTCGCGTACGAAGAGGTCGCAACGGCGGCGCTCGTCGCGGAAAAGCTGGAAGCGTGGGGCTGGCAGGTGACGCGCGGGGTCGGCAAGACGGGCGTGGTCGGTACGTTGAAGGTGGGCGACGGCACACGCAGCATCGGCCTGCGCGCGGATATGGATGCGCTGCCCATCATCGAGCAGACGGGGCTGCCGTACGCGAGCGGCACGCACGGCAAGATGCACGCATGCGGCCACGACGGCCACACGACGATGCTGCTCGGCGCCGCGCAGCATCTCGCGAAGACGCGCCGTTTTTCGGGCACCGTGCATCTGTATTTTCAGCCGGCCGAGGAAAGCGGCATCGACAGCGGCGCGAAGAAGATGATCGAAGACGGCCTGTTCGAGCGTTTTCCGTGCGACGCCGTGTTCGGCGTGCATAACCATCCGGGCGCGGAGCCGGGCAAGTTCCTGTTCCGCAAGGGCGCGTTCATGGCGGCGGGCGACAAGGCGACGATCACGATCGAAGGCGTCGGTGGCCATGCGGCGCGCCCGCATCTGACCGTCGATCCCATCGTGATCGCGTCGAGCATCGTGATGGCGCTGCAGACCATCGTCGCGCGCAACGTGAACCCTTCGCAGCCCGCCGTGGTGACGGTCGGCACGATGCATTCGGGCGTGGCGAACAACGTGATTCCGTCGAGCGCGAAGCTGGAATTGAGCGTGCGCTCGTTCAGCCCGGATGTGCGCGCACTGTTGAAAGAGCGCATTACGGAACTCGCGGAAAGCCAGGCTGCAAGTTATGGCGGTAAGGCGCACGTCGAATATGTCGAGGGCTATCCCGTGGTCGTGAACACGGACGCGGAAACGGAGTTCGCGATCGAGGTGGCGCGCGAACTCGTCGGCGCGGAGAACGTCGAGCCGAACGCGGACATCCTGATGGGCAGCGAGGATTTCGCGTTCATGCTCGAACAGCGGCCGGGTTCTTTCCTGCGCCTGGGCAATGGCGTCGGTGAAGACGGCTGCATGGTCCACAACCCGCACTACGATTTCAACGACCGCAATCTGCCTGTTGGCGCGGCGTACTGGGCGCGTCTCGTGGAGCGCTATCTGGGGCGTTGA
- a CDS encoding IclR family transcriptional regulator — protein MSKVPAASQAVPANETDAPDKPGDSYVQSFARGLAVIRAFNAERPEQTLTDVASATGLTRAGARRILLTLQTLGYVEAEGRLFRLTPKILDLGFAYLTSMPFWNLAEPFMEELSAEVHESCSAAVLDRTEIVYVLRVPTHKIMTINLSIGSRLPAYCTSMGRVLLSALDPAALDATLDASPIVAHTPRTITDKDELKKVIAQVRSQGWSIVDQELEGGLISLSAPIRNRRGQIIAAMNISGNAQRNSAKQMVKAFLEPLQKAAQSVSDMVALRG, from the coding sequence ATGAGCAAAGTACCCGCCGCGTCACAAGCCGTTCCCGCCAACGAGACGGACGCCCCGGACAAACCGGGCGACTCGTACGTGCAGTCGTTCGCGCGCGGCCTCGCGGTGATCCGCGCGTTCAACGCCGAGCGGCCCGAGCAGACGCTGACGGACGTCGCATCGGCGACGGGTCTCACGCGCGCGGGCGCGCGCCGCATACTGCTGACGCTGCAGACGCTCGGTTATGTCGAAGCCGAAGGCCGCCTGTTTCGCCTGACGCCGAAGATTCTCGACCTCGGTTTCGCCTATCTGACGTCGATGCCGTTCTGGAATCTCGCCGAGCCGTTCATGGAAGAACTGTCGGCGGAAGTGCATGAAAGCTGTTCGGCGGCCGTGCTCGACCGCACGGAGATCGTCTACGTGCTGCGCGTGCCGACGCACAAGATCATGACGATCAATCTGTCGATCGGCAGCCGCTTGCCGGCGTATTGCACGTCGATGGGCCGGGTGCTGCTGTCGGCGCTCGACCCGGCGGCGCTCGACGCGACCCTCGACGCGTCGCCCATCGTCGCTCACACACCGCGCACGATCACCGACAAGGACGAGCTGAAGAAGGTGATCGCGCAGGTGCGCAGCCAGGGCTGGTCCATCGTCGATCAGGAACTGGAGGGTGGGCTGATCTCGCTGTCCGCGCCGATCCGCAACCGGCGCGGGCAGATCATCGCCGCGATGAACATCAGCGGAAACGCGCAGCGCAATTCCGCGAAGCAGATGGTGAAGGCGTTTCTAGAGCCGCTGCAAAAAGCGGCGCAGTCGGTGTCGGACATGGTCGCGTTGCGCGGCTGA
- a CDS encoding sigma-54-dependent Fis family transcriptional regulator, producing the protein MPYVSQTQHVDRVRGAIEGRLPAPANSSRLVSSWQRSYEQYQLDPSSVIGPRVLTTSELREVQGKEEAFLRASGQCLTRLHDMIRVADYCVMLTDAHGVTIDYRIDRDRRGDFKHAGLYIGSCWSEREEGTCGIANVLTDLAPITVHKTDHFRAAFTTLTCSASPIFSLTGELIGVLDASAVQSPDNRDSQRLVFQLVRQSAALIEDGYFLNQTTQHWVIFGHQSRNFVEAQPEVLIAFDECGNIAASNRKAQECIAGLSGPRHVDEIFDTSAVHLHDVARTDTIVPLRLRATGAVLYARIRAPLKRTSRVAPVVSSSSAVNASSDAHADTSLDAISRFLHSRDSRIARNAEVALRIAGKHLPILILGETGVGKEVFAQALHASGARRAKPFVAVNCGAIPDSLIESELFGYAPGAFTGARSRGARGKIAQANGGTLFLDEIGDMPLNLQTRLLRVLAEGEVLPLGSDAPVRVDIDVICATHRDLARMVDEGTFREDLFYRLSGATLHMPPLRERADVLDVVRAVFDEEAQSAGHVLTLDARLAERLARFSWPGNIRQLRNVLRYACAVCDATRVELRHVSPDVAALLAPDEAAPRPALAGLDDERARIVDALTRHQWRPNAAAEALGMSRATLYRRIAKLGIVGPHRS; encoded by the coding sequence ATGCCTTACGTCTCTCAAACGCAGCACGTCGACCGCGTGCGCGGCGCCATCGAAGGACGCTTGCCCGCGCCCGCCAATTCGTCGCGTCTGGTGTCGTCGTGGCAGCGTTCGTATGAGCAATACCAGCTCGATCCCAGTTCGGTGATCGGGCCGCGCGTGCTGACCACGTCCGAGCTGCGCGAAGTGCAAGGCAAGGAAGAAGCGTTTCTGCGCGCGTCGGGCCAGTGCCTCACGCGTCTGCACGACATGATCCGCGTGGCCGACTATTGCGTGATGCTCACCGACGCACACGGCGTCACGATCGACTACCGCATCGACCGCGACCGGCGCGGCGATTTCAAGCATGCAGGTCTGTACATCGGCTCGTGCTGGTCGGAACGCGAGGAAGGCACGTGCGGCATCGCGAACGTGCTGACGGATCTCGCGCCCATCACCGTCCACAAGACCGATCACTTCCGTGCGGCGTTTACGACGCTCACCTGCAGCGCATCACCGATCTTCTCGCTGACGGGCGAACTGATCGGCGTTCTCGATGCGTCCGCCGTGCAATCACCGGACAATCGCGACAGCCAGCGGCTCGTGTTTCAGCTGGTGCGCCAGAGCGCGGCGCTGATCGAAGACGGCTACTTCCTCAATCAGACCACGCAGCATTGGGTGATCTTCGGCCACCAGAGCCGCAATTTCGTCGAGGCGCAACCGGAAGTGCTGATCGCGTTCGACGAATGCGGCAACATCGCCGCGTCGAATCGCAAGGCGCAGGAGTGCATCGCGGGCTTGAGCGGGCCGCGTCACGTCGACGAAATCTTCGATACGTCCGCCGTGCATCTGCACGACGTAGCGCGCACCGATACGATCGTGCCGCTGCGTCTGCGCGCGACGGGCGCCGTGCTGTATGCGCGGATTCGCGCGCCGTTGAAGCGCACTTCGCGCGTCGCGCCCGTCGTGTCTTCCTCGAGCGCCGTCAACGCATCGTCCGATGCGCACGCCGACACGAGCCTCGACGCGATCAGCCGCTTTCTGCACAGCCGCGACTCGCGCATCGCGCGCAATGCGGAAGTCGCGCTACGCATCGCGGGCAAGCATCTGCCAATTCTGATTCTCGGCGAGACGGGCGTCGGCAAGGAAGTGTTCGCGCAGGCGCTGCATGCGTCGGGCGCGCGGCGCGCCAAGCCGTTCGTCGCCGTGAATTGCGGCGCGATCCCCGATTCGCTGATCGAAAGCGAGCTGTTCGGCTATGCGCCCGGCGCGTTCACGGGTGCGCGCAGCCGCGGCGCGCGCGGCAAGATCGCGCAGGCAAACGGCGGCACGCTGTTTCTCGATGAAATCGGCGACATGCCGCTCAATCTGCAAACGCGCCTGTTGCGTGTGCTCGCCGAAGGCGAAGTGCTGCCGCTCGGCAGCGATGCGCCTGTGCGCGTGGATATCGACGTGATCTGCGCGACGCATCGCGATCTCGCCCGCATGGTCGACGAAGGTACGTTCCGCGAAGACCTGTTTTACCGGCTGAGCGGCGCGACGCTGCATATGCCGCCGCTGCGCGAGCGCGCCGATGTGCTAGATGTCGTGCGTGCCGTGTTCGATGAAGAAGCGCAAAGCGCGGGACATGTGCTCACGCTGGATGCGCGTCTCGCAGAGCGGCTTGCGCGTTTCTCGTGGCCTGGCAATATCCGGCAACTGCGCAACGTGCTGCGCTATGCATGCGCGGTGTGCGATGCGACGCGCGTCGAGTTGCGGCATGTGTCGCCCGATGTGGCGGCGTTGCTCGCGCCCGATGAAGCCGCGCCGCGCCCTGCGCTCGCCGGCCTCGACGACGAGCGGGCGCGCATCGTCGATGCGCTCACGCGGCATCAATGGCGACCGAACGCGGCGGCCGAAGCGCTCGGCATGTCGCGCGCGACGTTGTATCGGCGGATTGCGAAACTGGGGATCGTCGGGCCGCATCGGAGTTGA
- a CDS encoding helix-turn-helix transcriptional regulator → MATSRLVSMLLMLQVKGRVTAQALADEFNVSIRTVYRDIDQLSAAGVPVYADRGPGGGFALLDGYRAKLTGITRAEAETLSIAGLTGAASDLGLSEQLRAAQLKLVTALPDAAPDTSRIGSRLHIDPVGWYQRPSPTPWLTMLAGAVWEQKRISMQYRTWNASGENEGVRVRDPLGLVLKGGEWYLVTRVRTQLRTYRVSSIAQLTVHDETFERPEDFDLRDEWTAAVASFETSLLKHTARLRLSPEGMTRLHRLGAAAVEQAQIAPPSEQDGWQEVILPVEQLGYAAEQLLGLAGHVEVLDPPELRERLRKLGEQIATLNAS, encoded by the coding sequence TTGGCGACGAGCCGACTCGTTTCGATGCTGTTGATGCTCCAGGTGAAAGGCCGCGTGACCGCACAGGCGCTCGCCGACGAATTCAACGTGTCGATCCGCACCGTGTATCGCGATATCGACCAGTTGAGCGCGGCGGGCGTGCCCGTTTATGCGGACCGCGGGCCGGGCGGCGGCTTCGCCTTGCTCGACGGATATCGCGCGAAACTGACGGGGATCACGCGGGCCGAAGCGGAAACACTGTCGATTGCCGGGCTGACGGGCGCGGCGTCCGATCTCGGTCTGTCGGAGCAACTGCGAGCCGCGCAGCTAAAGCTCGTCACCGCGCTGCCCGATGCCGCGCCCGATACGTCGCGCATCGGCTCGCGGCTGCATATCGATCCCGTCGGCTGGTATCAGCGGCCCTCGCCGACGCCGTGGCTGACGATGCTCGCGGGCGCCGTGTGGGAACAGAAGCGCATATCGATGCAATACCGCACGTGGAACGCCAGCGGCGAAAACGAGGGCGTGCGCGTGCGCGATCCGCTCGGGCTGGTGCTCAAGGGCGGCGAATGGTATCTGGTCACGCGCGTGCGCACGCAGTTGCGCACCTATCGCGTGTCGAGCATCGCGCAGCTCACGGTGCATGACGAAACGTTCGAACGCCCGGAAGATTTCGATCTGCGCGACGAATGGACAGCGGCCGTTGCTTCATTCGAGACGAGCCTGCTGAAGCACACCGCGCGATTGCGGCTGTCGCCGGAAGGGATGACGCGTCTGCATCGCCTCGGCGCGGCGGCCGTCGAACAGGCGCAGATCGCGCCGCCTTCGGAGCAGGACGGCTGGCAGGAAGTGATCTTGCCCGTCGAGCAACTCGGCTACGCGGCCGAGCAATTGCTCGGCCTGGCCGGTCATGTCGAAGTGCTTGATCCGCCGGAATTGCGCGAGCGCTTGCGCAAGCTCGGCGAGCAGATTGCGACGCTCAACGCGAGTTGA
- a CDS encoding thiamine pyrophosphate-dependent dehydrogenase E1 component subunit alpha produces the protein MSNQLSREKLLEAYRLMRTIREFEERLHVEFATGEIPGFVHLYAGEEASAVGTILHLNDRDYVATTHRGHGHCIAKGVDVHGMMAEIYGRQTGVCKGKGGSMHIADLSKGMLGANGIVGAGGPLVCGAALAAKLKKTGGVGVCFFGDGASNQGTIFESMNLASVWRLPAIFVAENNGYAEATSSTWSVASDNIADRASGFGMPGVIVDGFDFFAVHEALGEAIERARGGGGPTLVEVKLSRYFGHFEGDAQTYRAAGEVQKLRDEKDCLKRFAERVVRAEMLSSDDLSKIDADVKVLIDDSVLKAKAAPLPTEADLLTDVYVSYP, from the coding sequence ATGTCAAATCAGTTGAGCAGGGAAAAACTGCTGGAAGCGTACCGGCTGATGCGCACCATTCGCGAGTTCGAAGAGCGCCTGCACGTCGAGTTCGCGACGGGCGAGATTCCCGGCTTCGTGCATCTGTATGCAGGCGAGGAAGCATCGGCCGTCGGCACGATACTGCATCTGAACGATCGCGACTATGTAGCGACCACGCACCGTGGCCACGGCCACTGCATCGCGAAGGGCGTCGACGTGCATGGAATGATGGCCGAGATTTACGGCCGGCAGACGGGCGTGTGTAAGGGCAAGGGCGGCTCGATGCACATTGCCGATCTGTCGAAGGGCATGCTCGGCGCGAACGGTATCGTCGGCGCGGGCGGTCCGCTCGTATGCGGCGCGGCGCTCGCGGCCAAGCTGAAGAAAACGGGCGGCGTGGGCGTGTGCTTCTTCGGCGACGGCGCGTCGAATCAGGGGACGATTTTCGAATCGATGAACCTTGCCAGCGTGTGGCGCTTGCCGGCCATCTTCGTCGCGGAGAACAACGGCTATGCGGAAGCGACGTCTTCGACATGGTCCGTCGCGTCCGACAATATCGCGGACCGCGCAAGTGGCTTCGGCATGCCGGGCGTGATCGTCGACGGCTTCGATTTCTTCGCGGTACACGAAGCGCTGGGCGAAGCGATCGAGCGCGCGCGCGGCGGCGGTGGACCGACGCTCGTCGAAGTGAAGCTGTCGCGTTACTTCGGTCACTTCGAAGGCGATGCGCAGACGTATCGCGCGGCGGGCGAAGTGCAGAAGCTGCGCGACGAGAAGGATTGCCTGAAGCGTTTCGCAGAGCGGGTGGTGCGCGCGGAGATGTTGTCATCCGACGATCTGAGCAAGATCGATGCGGATGTGAAAGTGCTGATCGACGATTCCGTCCTGAAGGCGAAAGCCGCGCCGCTGCCGACGGAAGCCGATCTGCTGACTGACGTGTACGTGTCGTATCCGTAA
- the pcaF gene encoding 3-oxoadipyl-CoA thiolase, whose translation MTEAFLCDAIRTPIGRYAGSLSSVRADDLGAVPLKALMERNKDVDWSAVADVIYGCANQAGEDNRNVARMSLLLAGLPKDVPGSTVNRLCGSGMDAVGIAARAIKSGEAGLMIAGGVESMSRAPFVMGKATSAFSRQADIYDTTIGWRFVNPLMKQLYGVDSMPETGENVATDYNISRADQDAFAVRSQLKAARAQQDGTLAQEIVSVTIPQKKGDAIVVSKDEHPRETSLEALAKLKGVVRPDGTVTAGNASGVNDGAAALLLANAETAKRFGLTPRARVLGIATAGVDPRVMGIGPAPATQKLLARLNMNIGQFDVIELNEAFASQGLAVLRALGVADDDARVNPNGGAIALGHPLGMSGARLVTTAMYQLQRTQGRFALCTMCIGVGQGIAIAIERV comes from the coding sequence ATGACGGAAGCTTTCCTGTGCGACGCGATTCGCACGCCGATTGGCCGCTACGCGGGTTCGCTGTCGTCGGTGCGCGCCGACGATCTGGGCGCCGTGCCGCTCAAGGCGCTGATGGAGCGCAACAAGGACGTCGACTGGAGCGCCGTCGCCGATGTGATCTATGGCTGCGCGAACCAGGCCGGCGAAGATAACCGCAACGTCGCGCGCATGTCGCTGCTGCTGGCAGGGCTGCCGAAAGACGTGCCCGGCTCGACGGTCAACCGTCTGTGCGGCTCGGGCATGGATGCCGTCGGCATCGCGGCGCGCGCGATCAAATCGGGTGAAGCTGGGTTGATGATCGCGGGCGGCGTCGAAAGCATGAGCCGCGCGCCGTTCGTGATGGGCAAGGCGACGAGCGCGTTCTCGCGTCAGGCCGACATCTACGACACGACGATCGGCTGGCGCTTCGTCAACCCGCTGATGAAGCAGCTGTACGGCGTCGATTCGATGCCGGAAACGGGCGAAAACGTCGCGACGGACTACAACATCAGCCGCGCCGACCAGGACGCGTTCGCGGTGCGCAGCCAGCTGAAGGCGGCGCGTGCGCAGCAGGACGGCACGCTCGCGCAGGAAATCGTCTCCGTGACGATCCCGCAGAAGAAGGGTGATGCAATCGTCGTGTCGAAGGACGAGCATCCGCGCGAGACGAGTCTCGAAGCGCTCGCGAAGCTGAAGGGCGTCGTGCGTCCGGACGGCACGGTGACGGCGGGTAACGCGTCGGGTGTCAACGATGGCGCTGCGGCCTTGCTGCTCGCCAACGCGGAGACCGCGAAGCGCTTCGGCCTGACGCCGCGCGCACGCGTGCTCGGCATCGCGACGGCGGGTGTCGATCCGCGGGTGATGGGTATTGGTCCTGCGCCTGCGACGCAAAAGCTGCTTGCGCGTTTGAATATGAACATTGGACAGTTCGATGTGATCGAATTGAACGAGGCGTTTGCGTCGCAAGGTCTTGCTGTGCTGCGTGCGCTCGGTGTCGCCGATGATGACGCTCGCGTGAATCCGAATGGCGGTGCGATTGCGCTTGGTCATCCGTTGGGTATGAGCGGCGCTCGGCTTGTGACGACGGCGATGTATCAGTTGCAACGCACGCAAGGCCGTTTTGCGCTTTGCACGATGTGCATTGGTGTGGGGCAGGGGATTGCGATTGCGATTGAACGGGTTTGA
- a CDS encoding ATP-NAD kinase family protein yields MASPITVGVIANPASGRDIRRLTTHASVFPTAEKANMVVRLIAGLGALGVDRVLTLRDRTGVAALLLRAIDTHAATGTAERWPEVEFIDLPITDSVTDTHTGTAHMVREGVELIAVLGGDGTHRAVAAHCGGVPLLTLSTGTNNAFPDMREATVAGMAGALVASGVVPPDVALTRNKRLVVRCVAGPNRGREEIALVDVCVSRQRFVGARAVSEPSDIESLFLTFAAPDGIGLSSIGGAWAPVERTAPHGLHLTFALHDEHGFANGDGVPIFAPIAPGRIDQVTMRTCERFELGDWLPIDARHGTLAFDGEREIEIERDDRYEISLDWSGPLTVDVSRTLRFSASRQLMREMAGASMRTLMQTQAHAK; encoded by the coding sequence GTGGCATCGCCTATCACCGTCGGCGTGATTGCGAACCCCGCGTCGGGTCGCGACATTCGCCGCCTCACGACGCACGCGTCCGTGTTCCCCACAGCCGAAAAGGCCAACATGGTCGTGCGTCTGATCGCGGGACTCGGCGCGCTTGGCGTCGATCGCGTGCTGACGCTGCGCGATCGTACGGGCGTTGCTGCGCTGCTGCTGCGCGCAATCGACACGCACGCGGCGACGGGCACGGCCGAGCGCTGGCCCGAAGTCGAATTTATCGATCTGCCCATCACCGATAGCGTCACCGATACGCACACCGGCACCGCGCATATGGTGCGCGAAGGTGTCGAGCTGATTGCCGTGCTCGGCGGCGACGGCACGCATCGCGCGGTGGCTGCGCATTGCGGCGGCGTGCCGCTGCTGACGCTGTCGACGGGTACTAACAACGCGTTTCCCGACATGCGCGAAGCGACCGTTGCGGGGATGGCGGGCGCATTGGTCGCGTCGGGCGTCGTGCCGCCCGATGTCGCATTGACCCGCAACAAACGGCTCGTCGTGCGTTGCGTCGCGGGGCCGAATCGCGGACGCGAAGAGATTGCACTCGTCGATGTGTGCGTGAGCCGTCAGCGCTTCGTCGGCGCGCGGGCCGTGTCGGAGCCGTCGGATATCGAGTCGCTGTTTCTCACCTTCGCCGCGCCCGATGGTATTGGCCTTTCGTCGATTGGCGGCGCGTGGGCGCCCGTCGAGCGTACCGCGCCACATGGCTTGCATCTCACGTTCGCGCTGCACGATGAACATGGTTTCGCAAATGGCGACGGTGTACCCATCTTCGCGCCCATCGCGCCCGGCCGCATCGATCAGGTGACGATGCGCACCTGCGAGCGCTTCGAGCTCGGCGACTGGCTGCCCATCGACGCGCGCCACGGCACGCTCGCATTCGACGGCGAGCGCGAGATCGAAATCGAGCGCGACGACCGTTATGAAATCTCACTCGACTGGAGCGGCCCGTTGACCGTCGATGTGAGCCGCACGCTGCGTTTCTCGGCGTCGCGTCAGTTGATGCGCGAGATGGCGGGCGCTTCGATGCGAACCCTTATGCAAACACAAGCACACGCGAAATAA
- the phnN gene encoding phosphonate metabolism protein/1,5-bisphosphokinase (PRPP-forming) PhnN, with amino-acid sequence MKGRLIYVVGPSGAGKDSLLHFAREHVAGTSVVFAHRYITRETGHNENHISLTREEFEARSAQGLFALEWSSHELHYGIGIEIDAWLARGCTVVVNGSRAYLSRALKRYQHLEVVHIHAAPDILAARLSARGRETREQVEARLARQAPFALPDGAHLTHIDNSGSLEEAGLAFVNVLKGFARTQDRKHAAESASSESVK; translated from the coding sequence ATGAAAGGCCGCTTGATCTATGTGGTCGGCCCGTCGGGAGCGGGCAAGGATTCGCTGCTGCACTTCGCGCGCGAGCATGTCGCGGGCACGTCCGTCGTGTTCGCGCATCGCTACATCACACGTGAGACGGGGCATAACGAAAATCACATTTCGTTGACCCGCGAAGAGTTCGAGGCGCGCTCGGCGCAAGGCCTCTTTGCGCTCGAATGGTCGAGTCACGAATTGCACTACGGCATTGGCATCGAGATCGATGCGTGGCTCGCGCGGGGCTGCACGGTCGTCGTCAATGGCTCGCGCGCGTATCTGTCGCGAGCGTTGAAGCGCTATCAGCATCTCGAAGTCGTGCATATTCACGCGGCGCCGGATATTCTCGCGGCGCGTCTGTCGGCGCGTGGCCGCGAAACGCGCGAGCAGGTCGAAGCGCGCCTCGCGCGTCAGGCGCCGTTTGCGCTGCCCGACGGCGCGCATCTGACACATATCGACAATTCCGGCTCGCTCGAAGAAGCAGGCCTGGCATTCGTCAACGTGCTGAAGGGCTTCGCGCGCACGCAAGATCGAAAGCATGCCGCCGAGTCGGCATCGAGTGAAAGCGTCAAGTAA